Within Nitrospira sp. MA-1, the genomic segment TGCCTGGTGTTTACGTTTATTTACAAGTTTCTGCCCTATACAAACGTCAAATTTAACTCAGCGCTTGTGGGAGGGGTGACGGCAGGACTGCTCTGGCAAGTGGCCGGATTGGCGTTTGCATCCTTTGTCGTAGGGACAGGACGATATAGTGCCATTTACTCAGGCTTTGCCGTGCTTATCCTCTTTCTCATTTGGCTCTACGTCGGGTGGCTCATTGTACTGGCGGGAGCTCAAGTCGCCTATTATCATCAGCACCCATCCGCATATCTGCTTCATTTGGGTCGAAAGCGCCAGACTCCACTCTTTCGAGAATACCTCACGCTGTCATTGCTCACGCATATTACCCGCCGGTTTTTATTGGGGAAGCCGCCTCTCCAGGTAGAGCAGTTAGCTCGCGCGCAGGGTGTGCCTCTAACCTTGGTGGAGTCGCTCATCGATGATCTGGTGAAAGGGCAGATGGTTGTGAAAGGTGATGACCCCAAAGGATTGGTATTGGCCCAGGCACCGGAAAACATTCCGGTTGTCGAGGTGTTACGAGTGGTGCAGCATCAATCCCATGGCGGACCCCAAGCCTTTACGGTAGGGACCGATATCATTAGTCGGGTGCTTATGCGTCGGGATGCGGCGGTGGAGGCTGCTTTGGAAGGTATGACATTGCGGGATTTACTACGACGTCAACCTGAAGTCGTTGAAGAAGAGGCTGGAACCGACCATCCCCAGACCCAAGATTCTGGTGGGGCTTTTCATCCTGAGTCGGAGGGTGAGGATCCCGGTCCTCCAGACCACCTCCAAGAATCCAGACAAGCCGACCCTCCTGTCGTTGGGAAAGGGCCGGGAAGGTAATCAGCCTATGGTGATAAAAGGAACAAGATGAATATGTGGATTGTCCCGGGTGCGCCGTTGATGGAGGGCCAAGGCTGGCGGATTTGGTGTTCGAAAAAAGGGGAAGGCAACTTTTCTCCGCCGCAAATCGAGGTGCGGCAGAAGAATGCGACGGTCCCGTCAGAGAATACATGGACACTCCTCCCCCAACTTCCAGGATTGAAGCGGCGAATGGGCGTGATGGTCCTTACGCTCAACACTCCAGGTCCGCCAGAAGGCGCTCTCTATTCGGTCACCCTGTCAACAAATCAAGAGAGCCAGGTCTTTCAATGGTGGACGATGCCGTACCACCTCGCCGCTCAACAGGTGACCTTTCTGTTTGCCTCCTGCTTTTGGCATAACAATGATCGCGAGGGATATTACCGGTCCGGTCTTCAGGAGTTGGGCCAGTTGGCTCATCCGCACTTTAAATTATTACTGGGTGATCAGGTGTATGGAGACTGGCCGAATGCGTGGGATTTAGGCGATGAGGGCATCGAACTCTATGCGAAGCGATACGCCCAATATTGGGGAGATGAGGCCTATCGGGAAGCTTTACAAATCTGCCCGAACTTTTTTACCTGTGACGACCATGAATACTGGAACGATTATCCTGAAAAACAAATCCAATTACCTCAGACCTGGTATTCGAAGAATTGTAAAAAATACGGAGGAGGGGCTGAAGACCTCTATTACCAGTATCAACGATGTTTGAATCCTGACGAGGCTCGCTGGTACCGGTTTGAGATCAATCCGGTCTCGTTTTTTATGACCGACACCCGTTCAGAGCGCGAAAGGTGTAACGACAAAGGGACCAGTCATTTCATGTCAGAGGAACAGTGGGTGGCGCTGGAAGCCTGGCAACAGGGATTAACGGGGCCCGGAGTCTTGGGGCTGGGCCAACCACTCTTTCAAAAAGACGGGGATTTCCGTGACCATTCCTTGTCGAATTTCAAGCAGGACTACGCCCGTCTCTGGCGGGTGATCGAACGGTCCTTAGCCGGACAGAATGCCCAACAGCGGCCACATGACATCCTGATTCTGTCCGGGGATATTCATACGGGTCGATATGCGGAAGCCCATGGGCCAATTTCCGATGCCCCCTATGGGGTGCCGGAATTCATTGCCTCGCCGGCAGCCATGATCAATCCAGGTAATACCAGACCCGAAGCCCCGCCAGAAAAAATCCGGGTCCTTCCCAATGCGGAAGGAAAGGAGTCGGTGTGGCGGATCGATCCTCATACGAACATCGATATCATGACCATTCAAAATAATGTGGGTCTCGTGCGCATGGTGTCCGGAAGTCAGAATGGGGGATCGCCACGAGTCCGATTCGAATTGGAATTATGGAGTCTGCCGGCCAAGGTTATTGAAATTGATTGGGATGAAACCGCTCCACCTCAAGGTCTGGGTGGTCCCCTGAGGTGCTTGTGGAAGAAGGAGTTGTTGCTCCGGTAATGGATTATTCGACTCGATGGGTCATGGATGCCAGCCTATGTCCTGTGTGCGTTTTCTAAGCCTCGTCTAGAAAGGAACTCATCATGCGCCATTCTCAAACTTCGACCAGAAATCCGGACATTAAAGACTGGACCAGCAAATATGGAAAACGCACCAACCTGCAATTTTTTAATGATGCGTTTGCGTACTTGCAGAAACAGGATATTGGCAATCGTGGATTGATGACCGTAGTGTTGATCGGCAGCCGGGATGTTCCCGGGCATACGCTACGAACCGCCCAGTCCATGTTGCGTTGGGATCTCCGCCCGAGTTTTTGGTCGCATGTCTTTGTGGTGGCGGAAACGGTGACCTCTCGAACCTCGCTGAGATCCCTGCCGATCCTGGAAATCCCGCTGCATCCACGGAATGGGATCTTTCCAAGGCCGGAATGTAATGGCATCAACGGAGGCACCTTAGGCCTGTATGAGAATAAGGATATTGATGCCAATGTGGGGTTGGTGGCGGTAAGCATGTCAGACGAGGATGCCAAGAAACTTAAGAAACGGGCGATGAACTGGAATCAGGATCGTGTGCGTTACAATTTTTGGGAGATGTTGGGAGTTTGGCAAAGTTATCTCTGGTCCCAAGGGGCCAAACGCAATCCGTTGCGGGAAGGCACGCCGATCGCGGCGTCCTCCTATATTGAATTCATCTTTGAAGGACTCGGCTTGGGTGTGACACCGGGTACCTCGGAACGTAATAGCGCCCCGGAGCATCTCTGGAATGCGGCCTGCTGGTGGCACAAGGCCTTCAAGGAACAAGACCGGAAAGTGGCCGGGGTGTTTGTTGCTCGAGATCGCGGGTGTGCCATGGCCGGTTGCGACGAATAGGTTCTAGATGTATAAGGATGTTACGGTTAGGGCCGTGGCTGGAATTCCGTCATTCCCGCAGTAGTAAGCGGGAATCCATCTGAGAAGAATCCTGATAGATTCCCGATGAATGATGTTGGGAACTACACCGTGTTTTCTCGTATCTCCGAAGGCAAGTCTTTTCCCCTTTGTGCCGCCGAGTCCCAAGTTTTTATCTACTTCTTCCTGCTCCTCCTCGGGCTTTACTTTATCTGCTGACTGGCATGTATGTGACTGGACGAGAGATGCCGGGTTTCGGCCCGGCAGCCGAGGTCCTTTTGTTTCGGCAAAAGGACCCAAAACCACTGACGCCCCGCCCTTCTCATCTGATTGATCGGACGCTAAACACGGGGGAGCGGGCCAACTCGCTACGCACACACAAGGCCCGCCAAGACAAAGAGCGTCCGATCAGGGGACGGGCGGCAGGCGTCGGAGAAGGGAGGGGCTAGAGACTTCAAGGGATTCGATGTTGAATGGCAGGCGCTCCTGGCATGATTCCAACACAAGAATGTTTCGGAAATTGTTTGGAAGATGGATCAGTCTCCTGTTCCATTCCTTCCGCACAGGCTTTACTTTTTTCTTGCCACTGTCCATCATAAGCGATTGCAGAATCATTGAATTCTCAGGCGCTTAAAGAGGTAATATCCCAATGTGAAAGGGACATTGGATTAGATAATCAAACGGGATTCACTCGAGATGCCAAAAAAAATTAATTCCCCCCTTTCTGGAAATCAGCCACGAATCTTTCTCTCTTACGCCCGGGAAGATGGCGAAGACTTCGCGCGTGACCTTCGGAAAAAGCTCACCGAACCTGAAGATCCGGGCCAGCCAAAATTTTCCCTCTGGCAAGACCGCACGCAAATGGAAGGGGGCAAAGACTGGTGGGACCAAATTCTGGAAGCACTCAAGCAGGTGGAATACATGGTCCTGGTTATGACTCAAGCCGCATTGGTCTCGCCCATCGTCAGAAAAGAATGGCGGCAGGCACGGCAGGAAGGGGTTGGTGTCATTCCGGTCTTTGGGCAACCCGACCTGGATCTGTCCCAACTCCCTCGCTGGATGCGGGATGTGCATTGGGTTGATACCGACGTCCCTGAACAATGGACCCGCTTTATCCGCACGCTGGAGAGTCCGTATCAGGGTACGCGGGTGTCATTCATGCCCGATGACCTCCCGGCCGGCTTCGTGCCTCGGCTCAAAGAATTCGAAGAACTGGCCGGAAGCCTGCTGGACCCAAAGCAGGAGGAGCCGGTCGCCATCACTGCTGCCCTGAAAGGCGCCGGGGGCTATGGGAAGACGACGCTGGCCAAGGCCCTCTGTCACGATGAACGGATACAGCATGCCTTTCACGACGGCATTCTCTGGGTCACGCTGGGTGAACAACCCAATACCATGGCCGGATTGACGAAACTCTATGCCCCCCTCACCGAGGAACGTCCCAACTTTGTGGACGAAGAAGATGCCTTGGCTCGGCTGGCTGAGGTCTTGGGAGACAAAGATTGTCTGATGGTCATTGACGATGTCTGGAATGCCGCACATTTGCGCCCGTTCCTGCGTGGAGGCAAACGGTGCGCGCGGATCATTACCACAAGAGACAGCTGCACACTTCCTGAAACCGCCAGACTTCGGGTGCCGGTGGATGCCATGCAACAACAGGAAGCGTTGGCCCTGTTAGCCTTCGATCTGCCGGCCAATGATTTGGCAAATGCCGAAACTACAGCGCTTCAATCCTTAGCCGCACGATTAGGGGGATGGCCGTTCTTGTTGAAGTTAGTCAATGGCGCCCTCCGGGAACGGGTGAACACGATGAGGCAGCCCCTTCCAGCCGCGTTGGTTTATGTGCAAAAAGCCTTAGAAAAGCGTGGTCTCACCGCATTTGATGCCAGAAATCCAGTCGAACGCAACCAAGCTGTGGCTGCTACCCTCACGGCTAGTTTCGAACATCTGAAAGAAGACGAACTCGTCCGCTATCAGGAACTCGCAATCTTTCCCGAGGATGTCGAAATTCCGCTGATGGCGATCGCCAAACTCTGGAATGCAACCGGAGGTTTGGACGACTTCGACACAGAGGAACTCTGCACCCGGTTGAATCAATTATCACTTCTTTTGTCCTACGATCCCACCACACAACGAATCCAATTGCATGATGTGGTGCGAACCTATCTGGAAGAACAAGTGGCTTCGCATTTACCGGGACTTCATGGACAATTTCTTGATACCTACGACCTGAAGCATGAACCAATCAAATCCGCACAAGACCCTTATCTCTGCCGCTACCTGGCCTATCATCTGGTCAGGGCCGAGCGGTGGGAGGAGTTAAAAAACTTTCTTCTGAATGTGGACTGGCTCTATGCCAAGTTGGAAACGTTAGATGTGCCGGCTCTGCTCTCGGATTTTGATTGGATAAGGAGTGAGGAAATCTTCAGCGTGGTTCAGGGAGCCATCAGACTCTCAGCACATATTGTAGGAAAAGATCCGAAACAATTGGTAGGGCAATTGCTCGGTCGTTTACAAAATGAAGACTCTACTGAAATCAAGAATTTGGTTGAGAAGTCTAAACGATGGAGAAAACACCAGTGGCTCCGGCCGTTGCAAGGAAGTCTAATTGCGCCGGGGGGGCCACTCATTCGGACTCTCAGCGGACATAGTGCCTTAGTAAATGCAATTGCGGTAACGCCAGATGGGACGAGGGTGATTTCGGCCTCGTATGATCAGACGTGCATTGTGTGGGATCTAGCCACAGGGCAGGGGTTATACACTTTAAGCGGACATTATGATTCGGTGAGGGCGGTGGCTGTGACGGCGGATGGGATACGGGCGATTTCGGCCTCCCAGGATGGGACTTGCATTGTGTGGGATTTGATGACAGGGCAGAAGTTACAGACTTTTCACGGGCATCATGGTGGGGTAAATGCGGTGGCGGTGACGCCGGATGGGAGGTGGGCGATTTCGGCCTCCCAGGATCAGACATGTATCGTGTGGGACTTGAGGACGGGGAATGAGTTGCAGATCTTTCGCGGGCATCGTGGCTGGGTGAGCGCAGTGGTGGTGACGATTGAGGGGACACGGGCGATTTCCGCCTCGGAGGATGGAACGTGCATTGTGTGGGACCTACACACGGGGAAGGAACTGCATACCTTACGGCGCGGACATCCTGGCCAGGTGAGCGCGGTGGCGGTGATGGCGGATGTGACGCGGGCGGTTTTGGCCACGACTGATCAGACATGCATCGTGTGGGATCTGGGCACGGGGCAGGAGCTGCAGACCTTAAGGTTGAATCGTGCCTCGGGGAGGGCAATGGCGGTGACGGCGGATGGGACGCGGGCCATTTTGGCCACGACTGATCAGACCTGCATCGTGTGCGACCTTGGCATGGGGCTAGAACTGCAGACTTTATACGGGCATAGTGGCCCGGTGACAGCGGTTGCGGTGACCGCGGATGGAACGCGGGCGGTTTCCGCCTCAATCGATTGGACGTGCA encodes:
- a CDS encoding YihY family inner membrane protein, with amino-acid sequence MIDQVLRYCQEDVWKEDVNALTGFRQFGVKTLRLALVAVAEFQESVLSIRATSLVYTTLLSLVPFLAVTFSVLKAFGIHQKIQPILAQALDPLGPKGIEITTNIIQFVDNMKVGVLGAVGVAGLFYTTYSLIEKIEEALNSIWRVDAGRPLARRVTDYLSVVLVGPVFVFTAFGLTASAQSHWLVQKILEVQPLGHLMVVLTNLLPFFFMCLVFTFIYKFLPYTNVKFNSALVGGVTAGLLWQVAGLAFASFVVGTGRYSAIYSGFAVLILFLIWLYVGWLIVLAGAQVAYYHQHPSAYLLHLGRKRQTPLFREYLTLSLLTHITRRFLLGKPPLQVEQLARAQGVPLTLVESLIDDLVKGQMVVKGDDPKGLVLAQAPENIPVVEVLRVVQHQSHGGPQAFTVGTDIISRVLMRRDAAVEAALEGMTLRDLLRRQPEVVEEEAGTDHPQTQDSGGAFHPESEGEDPGPPDHLQESRQADPPVVGKGPGR
- a CDS encoding alkaline phosphatase D family protein, which gives rise to MNMWIVPGAPLMEGQGWRIWCSKKGEGNFSPPQIEVRQKNATVPSENTWTLLPQLPGLKRRMGVMVLTLNTPGPPEGALYSVTLSTNQESQVFQWWTMPYHLAAQQVTFLFASCFWHNNDREGYYRSGLQELGQLAHPHFKLLLGDQVYGDWPNAWDLGDEGIELYAKRYAQYWGDEAYREALQICPNFFTCDDHEYWNDYPEKQIQLPQTWYSKNCKKYGGGAEDLYYQYQRCLNPDEARWYRFEINPVSFFMTDTRSERERCNDKGTSHFMSEEQWVALEAWQQGLTGPGVLGLGQPLFQKDGDFRDHSLSNFKQDYARLWRVIERSLAGQNAQQRPHDILILSGDIHTGRYAEAHGPISDAPYGVPEFIASPAAMINPGNTRPEAPPEKIRVLPNAEGKESVWRIDPHTNIDIMTIQNNVGLVRMVSGSQNGGSPRVRFELELWSLPAKVIEIDWDETAPPQGLGGPLRCLWKKELLLR
- a CDS encoding NB-ARC domain-containing protein; protein product: MPKKINSPLSGNQPRIFLSYAREDGEDFARDLRKKLTEPEDPGQPKFSLWQDRTQMEGGKDWWDQILEALKQVEYMVLVMTQAALVSPIVRKEWRQARQEGVGVIPVFGQPDLDLSQLPRWMRDVHWVDTDVPEQWTRFIRTLESPYQGTRVSFMPDDLPAGFVPRLKEFEELAGSLLDPKQEEPVAITAALKGAGGYGKTTLAKALCHDERIQHAFHDGILWVTLGEQPNTMAGLTKLYAPLTEERPNFVDEEDALARLAEVLGDKDCLMVIDDVWNAAHLRPFLRGGKRCARIITTRDSCTLPETARLRVPVDAMQQQEALALLAFDLPANDLANAETTALQSLAARLGGWPFLLKLVNGALRERVNTMRQPLPAALVYVQKALEKRGLTAFDARNPVERNQAVAATLTASFEHLKEDELVRYQELAIFPEDVEIPLMAIAKLWNATGGLDDFDTEELCTRLNQLSLLLSYDPTTQRIQLHDVVRTYLEEQVASHLPGLHGQFLDTYDLKHEPIKSAQDPYLCRYLAYHLVRAERWEELKNFLLNVDWLYAKLETLDVPALLSDFDWIRSEEIFSVVQGAIRLSAHIVGKDPKQLVGQLLGRLQNEDSTEIKNLVEKSKRWRKHQWLRPLQGSLIAPGGPLIRTLSGHSALVNAIAVTPDGTRVISASYDQTCIVWDLATGQGLYTLSGHYDSVRAVAVTADGIRAISASQDGTCIVWDLMTGQKLQTFHGHHGGVNAVAVTPDGRWAISASQDQTCIVWDLRTGNELQIFRGHRGWVSAVVVTIEGTRAISASEDGTCIVWDLHTGKELHTLRRGHPGQVSAVAVMADVTRAVLATTDQTCIVWDLGTGQELQTLRLNRASGRAMAVTADGTRAILATTDQTCIVCDLGMGLELQTLYGHSGPVTAVAVTADGTRAVSASIDWTCKVWDLSVGQELQTLRGHRDWVTAVVVTGDGTRAISASGDRTCKVWDLSTGQELHSLCGYSGWVIAVAVTLDGTQAITVSEDSPCIVWDLATGKELQTIPGCGRGATAVVLTADGRAVLVSGDQTLKVWALDTGQELHTLRGHSGGVTAVAVTGDGTRAISVSDDQTCKVWNLGTGQELHTLRGHSDGVTAVAVTADGTRAISASNDQTCKVWDLGTGQELYTLPGHSGRVTAVALTVDGMRAVLASDNWTCKVWDLTSMKEVATFIGESVISSCAVSPDSKTIIVGERAGRIHILRLEGVE